GATAACAGCGGGGCCTTGTAGTAGTTCTTGTTTCCTGAGGACAACGAGGATCAGCAGATCCTGGATAGCATCTTGGATTCGGTGTAGTTATCGGAGGTCGAATTGTAGTAGGGGGTTGATAAGTTGTAGTTCTCGGTTGCTGGGGGCACCGAGGATCAGACGATCCAGGGTAGCAGTTAGGACCGGGTGTCGTTCTTGGATGTTGTGGGCAGCGAGGATCAGTGGATCCAGGATAACAGTTTGGCTTAGATGTTGTCTTCGGTTGTTGAGGGCACCTTGCATCAGTGGAACCTGGATAACAATTTGGCCCTGAGGTTGTTATCGAAGGGCGAACTGTGGTCGGAGGAAGATATGTAGCTGGTTGGCAATCGGGATGTGTAGATCCTGGGTAACAGCTGGGTCTTGTAGTAGTTCTTGGTTCCTGAGGACACCGAGGATCAGCAGATCCTGGATAGCATCTTGGTTTAGATGTAGTTATCGGAGGACGAATTGTAGTCCGCGGTGGATAAGTGGTTTGCTCACAGTCGGGATCGTTAGATCCGGGGTAGCAACGTGGTTTTGATGTAGTTTTGGGTTCTTGGGGGCATCGAGGATCTGAAGATCCTCTGTAGCAGTTTGGTGAAGCCGTTGTCTTCGGTTTTTGCGGACATCTGGGGTCTGTAGATCCAGCCAAACAATTAGGTTTTGAGGGAGTAACTTGGTTACCCGGAATCTTAGTTGTTTTAATTGGCGGGAGGTACGTCGCCGGTTGACAATTTGGATCACGTGAACCTTCGTAGCATCCAGCTTTCCTGGTTGTTGGAACCTTTGGGCATCTTGGATCTGGGGATCCCGGGAAACAATTTAAGCATTCGGGATCTTTTGATCCTGGATAGCATGCAGGCTTAACAGTTGCCTTAGTTGTTGGTTTCGGTGTAGTCCTTGGTTCCTGAGGGCATCTAGGATCCGACGATCCCGGATAACAGTTGGGACGAGGTGTTGTTCTAGGCTGTTGCGGACAACGAGGATCAGTTGATCCAGGATAACAGTTTGGCTTAGATGTCGTCTTGGGCTGTTGCGGACAACGAGGATCAGTTGATCCAGGATAACAGTTTGGCTTAGATGTTGTCTTCGGTTGTTGTGGGCATCTTGTATCTGTTGAACCTGGATAACAATTTGGCCTAGAGGTTGTTATCGAAGGGCGAACTGTGGTTGGTGGAAGATATGTGGCTGGTTGGCAATCGGGATCTGTCGATCCAGGGTAACAGCGGGGCTTCGATGTAGTTCTTGGTTCCTGAGGGCATCGCGGATCCGACGAACCAGGATAGCAGTTCGGCTTAGCTGTCGTCTTAGGTTGCTGCGGACAACGTGGATCTGTGGATCCAGGATAACAGTTTGGCTTAGATGTTGTCTTTGGTTGCTGTGGGCATCTTATATCTGTTGAACCTGGATAACAATTTGGCCTAGAGGTTGTTATCGAAGGGCGAACCGTGGTCGGTGGAGGATTTGTAGCTGGTTGACAATCGGGATCTGTAGATCCAGGGTAGCAACGAGGCTTTGATGTAGTTCTTGGTTCCTGAGGGCATCGCGGATCCGATGAACCAGGATAACAGTTCGGTTTAGCTGTCGTCTTAGGTTGCTGCGGACAACGAGGATCTGTGGATCCAGGATAACAGTTTGGCTTAGATGTTGTCTTGGGTTGTTGTGGGCATCTTGCATCTGTTGAACCTGGATAACAATTTGGCTTAGGTGTAGTTATCGACGGGCGAACTGTGGTTGGTGGAAGATATGTAGCTGGTTGGCAATCGGGATCTGTCGATCCAGGATAACAGCGGGGCTTCGATGTAGTTCTTGGTTCCTGAGGGCATCGCGGATCCAATGAACCAGGATAACAGCTCGGCTTAGCTGTCGTCTTAGGTTGCTGCGGACAACGAGGATCTGTGGATTCAGGATAACAGTTTGGCTTAGCTGTCGTCTTCGGTTGTTGGGGACATCTTGCGTCAGTTGAACCTGGATAACAATTTGGCCTAGATGTGGTTATCGAAGGGCGAACTGTGGTTGGAGGAAGATATGTAGCTGGTTGGCAATCGGGATTTGTAGATCCCGGGTAACAGCTGGGTCTTGTAGTAGTTCTTGGTTCCTGAGGACACCGAGGATCAGCAGATCCTGGATAGCATCTTGGTTTAGATGTAGTTATCGGAGGACGAATTGTAGTCCGCGGTGGATAAGTGGTTTGCTCACAGTCGGGATCGTTAGATCCGGGGTAGCAACGTGGTTTTGATGTAGTTTTGGGTTCTTGGGGGCATCGAGGATCTGAAGATCCTCTGTAGCAGTTTGGTGAAGCCGTTGTCTTCGGTTTTTGCGGACATCTGGGGTCTGTAGATCCAGCCAAACAATTAGGTTTTGAGGGAGTAACTTGGTTACCCGGAATCTTAGTTGTTTTAATTGGCGGGAGGTACGTCGCCGGTTGACAATTTGGATCACGTGACCTTCGTAGCATCCAGCTTTCCTGGTTGTTGGAACCTTTGGGCATCTTGGATCTGGGGATCCCCGGGAAACAATTTAAGCATTCGGGATCTTTTGATCCTGGATAGCATGCAGGCTTAACAGTTGCCTTAGTTGTTGGTTTCGGTGTAGTCCTTGGTTCCTGAGGGCATCTAGGATCCGACGATCCCGGAAAACAGTTGGGACGAGCTGTTGTTCTAGGCTGTTGCGGACAACGAGGATCAGTGGATCCAGGATAACAGTTTGGCTTAGATGTTGTCTTCGGTTGTTGTGGGCATCTTGTATCTGTTGAACCTGGATAACAATTTGGCCTAGGGGTTGTTATCGAAGGGCGAACTGTGGTTGGTGGAAGATATGTGGCTGGTTGGCAATCAGGATCTGTCGATCCAGGGTAGCAGCGGGGCTTCGATGTAGTTCTTGGTTCCTGAGGGCATCGCGGATCCGATGAACCAGGATAACAGTTCGGCTTAGCTGTCGTCTTAGGTTGCTGCGGACAACGTGGATCTGTGGATCCAGGATAACAGTTTGGCTTAGATGTTGTCTTCGGTTGTTGTGGGCATCTTATATCTGTTGAACCTGGATAACAATTTGGCCTAGGGGTTGTTATCGAAGGGCGAACTGTGGTTGGTGGAAGATATGTGGCTGGTTGGCAATCAGGATCTGTCGATCCAGGGTAGCAGCGGGGTTTCGATGTAGTTCTTGGTTCCTGAGGGCATCGCGGATCCGATGAACCAGGATAACAGTTCGGCTTAGCTGTCGTCTTAGGTTGCTGCGGACAACGTGGATCTGTGGATCCAGGATAACAGTTTGGCTTAGATGTCGTCTTGGGTTGTTGTGGACAGCGGGGATCAGTGGATCCAGGATAACAGTTTGGTTTGGATGTTGTTTTCGGTATTTGAGGGCATCTTGCATCAGTTGAACCTGGATAACAATTTGGCCTAGAGGTTGCTATCGAAGGGCGAGCCGTGGTCGGTGGAAGATATGTAGCTGGTTGGCAATCGGGATCTGTAGATCCAGGGTAACAGCTGGGCCTTGTAGTAGTTCTAGGCTTCTGTGGGCATCGCGGATCTGAGGAGCCTGGATAACAATTGGGAGCAGCTGTAGTTTTAGGCTCTTGCGGGCAGCGAAGATCAGTAGAACCAGGATAACACCTTGGTTTTGTCGTAGTTATTTGTGGGCGGTTTGTAGTTCTGGGTTCCTGAGGGCATCGAGAATCACTGGACCCAGGGTAGCACTTTGGTGGAATTGTTGTCTTTGGTTGCTGTGGGCATCTAGAATCAGTCGAGCCTGGATAACAGTTAGGCAATGGCATTGTTTTCGGCTTTTGAGGACATCTGCGGTCAGTAGATCCATCGAAACAATTAGGCTTTGAAGGAGTAATTTGGCTTCCCGGAATCTTAGTTGTTTTGATAGGGGGAAGATAAGTGGCAGGTTGACAATTTGGATCACTGGAACCTTCGTAACATCCAGGCTTCCTGGTTGTTGGAACCTTTGGGCATCTTGGATCTGGTGATCCGGGGTAACAATTTAAGCATGCAGGATCTTTCGATCCTGGATAGCAGTTTGGAGTAGATGTCGTTTTAGATTGTTGTGGACAACGAGAATCTGTCGATCCTGGATAACATTTGGGGGCAGACGTTGTCTTGGGTTGTTGTGGACAACGTGGATTAGGGGATCCTGGATAACAAATGGGAGTAGTAGTCGTCTTAGGTGTAACTGTAGGTCGTGATGTAGTCGAAGGTAGAGTTGTAGCCGGTTGACAATCAGGATCCGTTGATCCAGGGAAGCAGCGAGGTTTTATTGTAGTTCTAGGTTGCTGGGGGCACCTTTGATCAGTCGATCCTGGATAGCAGTTGGGAGCAGACGTTGTCTTAGGTTGTTGTGGACAACGAGGATTAGGCGACCCTGGATAGCATATGGGAGCAGAAGTTGTTTTAGGTTGTTGCGGGCAGCGAGCATCGGTTGAGCCAGGATAGCACTGAGGCTTAGCTGGTGTTACTGGAGGTCGGGCTGTGGTTGGTGGTAAATAAGTAGCAGGCTGGCAATCAGGATCTGTTGATCCAGGGAAGCAGCGGGGCTTCGATGTAGTTCTAGGTTGCTGAGGGCACCTTCGATCAGTTGATCCTGGATAACAGTTGGGAGCAGAAGTCGTCTTAGCTTGTTGTGGACAACGAGGATTAGGCGATCCTGGATAACAAATGGGTGTCGAAGTCGTCTTAGGAGTTACTGTAGGTCGTGATGTAGTCGGTGGCAATGTAGTAGCCGGTTGGCAAACGGGATCTGCTGACCCAGGGAAGCAGCGTGGCTTCGATGTAGTTCTAGGTTGCTGAGGGCACCTTCGATCAGTTGATCCTGGATAACAGTTGGGAGCAGACGTCGTCTTGGGTTGTTGTGGACAACGAGGATTAGGTGATCCTGGATAACAAATGGGAGCGGAAGTAGTTTTAGGTTGTTGCGGACAGCGTACATCGGTTGAGCCAGGATAACACTGCGGCTTAGCTGGTGTTACTGGAGGTCGGGCTGTGGTCGGTGGTAAATAAGTGGCAGGCTGGCAATCAGGATCTGTTGATCCAGGGAAGCAGCGAGGTGTTGATGTAGTTCTGGGTGACTGGGGGCACCTCCGATCTGTTGATCCTGGGTAGCAGTTGGGAGCAACCGTTGTTCTTGGTTCTTGTGGGCAACGAGGATCAGTTGAACCAGGATAGCAGCGCGGGGGTTTATTAGTAGGCAATGTTGGCACAGTTGATGGTATATGGCCACCACACTTGTAGTCTCTATCGCAAGAGCCATTGCATAGTTCGATATCACATTTAAGATAAACTTGAGATCTGTCtggaaatttaaatgctttcaatgtattaaaataagttaaagtTTGACCAGGAATGGACTCAAATCTTTTCCATTCTCCAAATATTTTTTCCTTAATTGAGCATCCGTTTTTATCGGAAAGTTGTAATTTGTTTGTAGTGCGTGCATCAAACTCTGGATCATCGGAGGCGTAGCATTGTAGGATGTTGATGTCCCACGATTGCACCGATTGCTTAACATTTATGGTGAAAGTAATATCTGTGCCAAGTTTCAATGTGTAATTTATAGGTTTAATATTTGGTGGTATTCCTGTTCCAATTTCCATCCAACATTGAACTGGGCCACTTGGAGTTTCAACCGATATCACTTCCAACATATCCACAACGAATGGTCTGAAATAAACCGTTTTTTCCTGTTCATCACTGCGACTACATGTTATTTTGCGAGCTGTGTCCCAACTTTCTTGAATATCTTCATCGTTCTGAATGATCAGAATATTATCAACAGATGCACACAGCGAACAGGACGGCTTGCTACCGCAACCATCGAAGGGCACCTTGAATACATATCTCTGTTCGTTACTTCCACCGCTCACATATCTGAGGAAAATCATAACTTTTATTCTGAGAAATTTACCTTGAAAAGAGAACATACCTGCACTTGGGATCGTTGTAGTATCCCTGACTGTAAATAACTCCATTGAATACCTCGGCAAATTCAACCTCTACTATCATGCCATTCGATGTATCACATTTGACTTCGATTTTATCTATGTTACCATCGATGGAAGAGGCTTTGCGAGATACTCTGGGAAACGAAAGTGCCACCTCGGCTGGGCTGACTTCGTTATTAGcaaaatcatcatcatttcgTAGATCTACCCCGTTCGCAATGACCTTTAAAAGCAATAAACTATTAGCTCAAATTGATTAGGCATCTCCATGCGAAATCCATACCAAAAGTTGAGTCAAGAGTATAATATGGCCAGCTCGGACCATGTTTAGTGTATTGCGGCTCAATCAAAAACCTgttgtaaatgaaaattgaaaattaaaatgcagatacaatattaatagaaatggaaattgtaTTTCTATTATTCAACATGTAAAGCGCGAATCTGCTTTGAAGTATTTTCTATAACAAGAAAATAGTTAGAACGCTTGTCCAAACTGTTGACAAATAACATTCGTCACTCGATTTTGGAATTGAATTTCTATTTTGGGACACATTGATCATATATTGACAGTTGTTCATGTGAATTATTTCAGATGGTATTTGATAACCAGTTCTGAAAATGTTTCCAACCGGTTCAAAATTACAATTAgtcaaaatttgttgtaaaacagttataataaaacaagcaaacatGTTGCAGTTGGGTGTAATCAACAGTCT
This is a stretch of genomic DNA from Drosophila albomicans strain 15112-1751.03 chromosome 3, ASM965048v2, whole genome shotgun sequence. It encodes these proteins:
- the LOC117566519 gene encoding mucin-2 isoform X3, whose translation is MVRAGHIILLTQLLVIANGVDLRNDDDFANNEVSPAEVALSFPRVSRKASSIDGNIDKIEVKCDTSNGMIVEVEFAEVFNGVIYSQGYYNDPKCRYVSGGSNEQRYVFKVPFDGCGSKPSCSLCASVDNILIIQNDEDIQESWDTARKITCSRSDEQEKTVYFRPFVVDMLEVISVETPSGPVQCWMEIGTGIPPNIKPINYTLKLGTDITFTINVKQSVQSWDINILQCYASDDPEFDARTTNKLQLSDKNGCSIKEKIFGEWKRFESIPGQTLTYFNTLKAFKFPDRSQVYLKCDIELCNGSCDRDYKCGGHIPSTVPTLPTNKPPRCYPGSTDPRCPQEPRTTVAPNCYPGSTDRRCPQSPRTTSTPRCFPGSTDPDCQPATYLPPTTARPPVTPAKPQCYPGSTDVRCPQQPKTTSAPICYPGSPNPRCPQQPKTTSAPNCYPGSTDRRCPQQPRTTSKPRCFPGSADPVCQPATTLPPTTSRPTVTPKTTSTPICYPGSPNPRCPQQAKTTSAPNCYPGSTDRRCPQQPRTTSKPRCFPGSTDPDCQPATYLPPTTARPPVTPAKPQCYPGSTDARCPQQPKTTSAPICYPGSPNPRCPQQPKTTSAPNCYPGSTDQRCPQQPRTTIKPRCFPGSTDPDCQPATTLPSTTSRPTVTPKTTTTPICYPGSPNPRCPQQPKTTSAPKCYPGSTDSRCPQQSKTTSTPNCYPGSKDPACLNCYPGSPDPRCPKVPTTRKPGCYEGSSDPNCQPATYLPPIKTTKIPGSQITPSKPNCFDGSTDRRCPQKPKTMPLPNCYPGSTDSRCPQQPKTTIPPKCYPGSSDSRCPQEPRTTNRPQITTTKPRCYPGSTDLRCPQEPKTTAAPNCYPGSSDPRCPQKPRTTTRPSCYPGSTDPDCQPATYLPPTTARPSIATSRPNCYPGSTDARCPQIPKTTSKPNCYPGSTDPRCPQQPKTTSKPNCYPGSTDPRCPQQPKTTAKPNCYPGSSDPRCPQEPRTTSKPRCYPGSTDPDCQPATYLPPTTVRPSITTPRPNCYPGSTDIRCPQQPKTTSKPNCYPGSTDPRCPQQPKTTAKPNCYPGSSDPRCPQEPRTTSKPRCYPGSTDPDCQPATYLPPTTVRPSITTPRPNCYPGSTDIRCPQQPKTTSKPNCYPGSTDPRCPQQPKTTAKPNCYPGSSDPRCPQEPRTTSKPRCYPGSTDPDCQPATYLPPTTVRPSITTSRPNCYPGSTDTRCPQQPKTTSKPNCYPGSTDPRCPQQPKTTSKPNCYPGSTDPRCPQQPRTTPRPNCYPGSSDPRCPQEPRTTPKPTTKATVKPACYPGSKDPECLNCFPGSPDPRCPKVPTTRKAGCYEGSRDPNCQPATYLPPIKTTKIPGNQVTPSKPNCLAGSTDPRCPQKPKTTASPNCYRGSSDPRCPQEPKTTSKPRCYPGSNDPDCEQTTYPPRTTIRPPITTSKPRCYPGSADPRCPQEPRTTTRPSCYPGSTHPDCQPATYLPPTTVRPSITTSGPNCYPGSTDARCPQQPKTTSKPNCYPGSTDPRCPQHPRTTPGPNCYPGSSDPRCPQQPRTTTYQPPTTIRPPITTPNPRCYPGSADPRCPQETRTTTRPRCYPGSTDPDCLPATYLPPTTVRPSITTSKPNCYPGSADSRCPQQPKTTSKPNCYLGSTDPRCPQQPRTTPGPNCYPGSSDPRCPQQPRTTTYQPPTTIRPPITTPKPRCYPGSSDPRCPQEPRTTTLQPPTTIRPSITTSKTRCYPGSTDPRCPQQPNTTPSPNCYPGSNDPRCPTTKTTATPACYPGSKNPACLNCYPGSPDPRCPKVPTTRKPGCYEGSSDPNCQPATYLPPIRTTKIPGNQITPAKPNCFEGSSDPRCPQKPKTTSSPNCYRGSSDPRCPQVLTTTSKPRCYPGSTDPQCESVTYPPRTTIRPTITTSRPNCYSGSSDPRCPQQPRTTPRPNCYPGSSDPRCPQVPRTTSKPRCYPGSTDPDCKPVTYLPPTTVRPSITTSRPNCYPGSSDPRCPQQPKTTRTPCYPGSSDPRCSQNLVTTTSRPNTTPSYCFPGSVDPRCPDTYKGSTPIPATYLPPLSNPGYDRTIRDAKSQFFTEINKLASTDNNVFELEDDDESEYSRNKRDLSDKDIDPIAFNEASEDLLSRKIMKREFNERPPEREVISFTLGIRTGIQVN